A genomic segment from Argonema galeatum A003/A1 encodes:
- a CDS encoding DUF6884 domain-containing protein, whose amino-acid sequence MNFEHGNLLIVACSQRKRSDADLLPAIERYDGPVFRLLRRFLRKQPAAPLDIYILSAKFGLISSEYLIPDYDRRMTKTHSRQLQPEVIAKFEEILNVKSYQKLCLCLGRDYFLALDKYDILIKSGLSVRIATGSLGKKLATLHDWLYGKPPELAIGQAIALQGKACLKRIEVAMTPAQVLDVARQALAEGKGNPASYQSWYVLVGDRRVSPKWVVSLLTGLPVSDFHSSAARRMLQQLGVEIYRE is encoded by the coding sequence GTGAATTTTGAGCATGGAAATCTGCTAATTGTAGCTTGCTCCCAGCGTAAACGTTCGGATGCAGATTTGCTACCTGCTATTGAGCGGTACGATGGGCCTGTTTTCCGGTTGCTGCGTCGCTTTCTACGGAAGCAACCAGCAGCACCATTGGATATATATATTTTGTCAGCTAAGTTTGGATTGATATCTAGTGAATATCTAATTCCAGATTATGATCGACGAATGACAAAAACGCACTCGCGGCAATTGCAACCAGAGGTCATTGCTAAATTTGAAGAAATCCTCAACGTCAAGTCATACCAAAAACTTTGCCTTTGTCTGGGTCGAGATTATTTCCTCGCACTGGATAAATACGATATACTAATCAAATCAGGATTATCTGTGCGAATTGCTACAGGCTCTTTGGGTAAAAAGCTGGCAACCTTGCATGATTGGCTGTACGGGAAGCCCCCGGAACTAGCCATTGGACAGGCGATCGCCTTACAAGGAAAAGCTTGCCTCAAAAGAATTGAGGTGGCGATGACACCAGCACAAGTGCTTGATGTGGCGCGTCAGGCGTTAGCAGAAGGCAAGGGTAACCCCGCTAGCTACCAGTCATGGTACGTGCTAGTTGGCGATCGGCGAGTATCGCCGAAGTGGGTGGTGAGCCTCTTAACAGGATTGCCTGTCAGTGATTTTCATTCGAGCGCGGCTAGGCGAATGCTCCAACAACTTGGTGTAGAAATTTATAGAGAATAA